ACAGAGATGAATGTCTAGCACATATAAGAAAGAAAGTATGGCATTTGGTTGGTACCTTGAAGGTGGCCCTGCTCTCGACATGCTTGTCCAGCGCGTGACACATGGACtgaaacaacaacaacaacaacaataagaCCAGGATCAAAACACCACCTAGCTAGATGCTTGCTTGTTGTTGATGGATGAGTTTCGGAGAGGAACCAGTGCAGTGATAGCGTGTGGAAGGGAAGGGAAGGGAAGGGAAGGGGGACCTTGTCGAACTGCATGACGACGGCCATGGCGAGCTCGGGGCTGAGCGCGCCGCTGGCCACCATCTCGTTCAGCGTCTCGATGAGGGCCACGCCGATGACCGACTGCCGGTACAGGTCGATCGCCTCCGCCATCCCTCCGCTGACCCCTAGACCCCTGCCGGTCAACAGTAAGCAGCAAGCGTCAATCAGACCCCATACGCAAGACGGGCGTGGCGCGCGGCCCCGATCACGCCGGCCGGAACCCAAGCCGTCATCGGCCACGGCGAGCGCACGCACGGATTCCGGCGAGAGTCCCAAACCCGCGCCGCAGCAAACGCACCCCAACCCCGGCAACCGCCGCTAGACAAACCCTAGACGCGCGGCGGCGCCGCCGAATCAGTCGCGCCGCGGCTGCCAGCAACCAAAAACCCCACCCGGAATGCAGCCGCGTGGAGAGAGGCTCTTACCTGGTCGATCGGCGGCGGGTGCGCCGGTCGGCGCTCCGGATCTGGAGCCGCAGGGCGGGCGGGCGCGCGAGGCCGGGGGCCGGGGGTGCGTTTGCTGCGGCGCGGGTTTGGGAGCGGAGgtgcttgcttgcttgcttgctgCTGCGGCGGTTCTCCTGATTAATTCCCGTTTTGCCCTTGCAAGCCAGTGGGTGGATTCGTTCGACGCCAAGGCAGCCTTGTCATCAATGCCCTAAGTGGTTGTTTGGATAGAGGAGATTAGCAATGGGATTAGAGAAAATGAGTTTTAAGCTGATTTCTAGGAAAGTCGGTTTTATCTACGTTTTTATGAATAATCAGTTTATGAAAAACTATGTTTGGTTACAAAGGTAGATAGCCCCGCGACTCGTTAATCTTTGCTCGTCACTTTCCCCAAATTGGCCGCCATTGCTTATCCATCGGAGTATAGGCAGCCCTGTTTGGTTCGGCTGTGGATTTCTAAAAGCAGCTGTGAAAAATCTGCTGTGGAAAATTTGATGTGAAAAAGATGTAGGTCATTTGGCAAACCAGCTGATACAGCTTTTTCATATTTTGGCCCGCAGCGCAATCAGATTTTGGAAAGCACGTCCTGGGCTGCTTCCGCTTTTGGTTCAGATTTTGGCAGCGGATTCCTGGAATCGGATTCTGCTGGGTTCGCCCTTTGGTTCTGATTCTGCTGCGCGGCAGCGGAATCCGTCGATAAAAgctgaaccaaacagggcctataTGCAGCTGCTCCCCTCGAGTTTCTCCTCTGTTCTCTCCTATTCCTCCTTCGTCCTTAGTTCGCTGACATCGCTGCTCCATTCCTCTCGGCCTTAGACGAATCATAGCCTAGGCCTCGATTGCTGCTCCTCTCTCCTCCATCCAAGGCTTCACCAAGGGGGACGCCGCTGAAGTGCGGACGACGACAACGACTTCCACTCAACGGCTCGCTGTGCGCAGCGGCCGCTTCCCCTCGAGACTCTGGCGTTCGCGCTCGGTGGCGACCACTTGCTCTGGACGACACGGCGCGAACGGCGGCAGCGGCCGCTTCCTCGACGACTCAGGCGTTCGCGCATGACGCCGGGCGCTTCCCTTCAATGATGCCTGGTGCTAGGAGAAGACATGGAGGTAGTAGAGGGTCGGGTGTGCGGGGGAGGATCAAGCTGTCGGAGCCGGAGAAGAAGAGTGTGAAGGTGACATGGAGGAGATCACAACAGAGTGATCAGGGAGTGGCAAAGACTATGCGGAAACTAATCTCGGACATGCCGGGCTATGCTGCATGTATGGAGATCGCCCTGGGGAGGATCTGGTGCCCGTTGAGTACATTGGGGGTTAAGGAGATGGGGGAGAGGGGTAGATTCACGTTCTTGTTCCATCATGAGACAGGgaaggtgagggagtcctggactagggggtcctcgggctgCTGGCCTATCTTTCATGGGCCGGACAGTTGGGCCGCACTATGGCTGCTGGAGGACCGGACTATGGGGCGACATTGTATCCAGACAGGAGACCTTTGGTGCCTTGGTGTGTACTCCAAGTCAAGATGGAAGATTCGACATACTTATTCCCTTGTTGTAACCGACTATGTGTAACCCTAGTACCCCTGGTGTCTATATGAactagagggtttagtccgtagaggctaggATAACAATTGTCATCCTACTAGCTTAGGGTTTAGTTCCcctgatctcgtggtagatcaactctgtaaaCATCCATATAGACAAGCAATATAATCGagcaggacatagggttttacctcttagagAGGGCCCGTACCTTGGTAAATATCATGTCCCTCGTCCTTTGTTCCCCATCGATCCAAGCACtgctagggaaaaccctagtagtagcgtcTGTTTTATagctagcagtagcgcttgtgtcgtggaattgtcacggcagatgtcctagcagaaggacttagtcgtggagccatcgcaactaggttagcttaaaggggttaaatgggacaaaggacacagggagtttatactggttcgaccccttgcggtgaaggtaaaggcctactcCAGTTTGAGATTgtattgctggggtttcgattaccagggagcgaatacgcttgacctagttctcgatctcttgtCTTGCCCTaaaccaccgccgggtcgtccctttatatacacaggttgacgcccggcggttcacggagtcctggccggctcatacacaacgtgtccggctcggtgactaattacacttgccttacaatacaagtcatacatagATGGCGGTTCATCCTCCGGGACCCTAAGTcacctctgggtcttgggccgtcaACGGGCTCGTATGATTCGCCATCTTCATTGGTAAGCcgccagtggtatgacccggcccctcctgggcggttcatacccaatagttatatccccaacattaggccctaggttgatttgaacttgttcacatcaatcttcaatacctgaCTTGTCACAATCTTGTATCACTTGTCTGATAAACCTTGCTGTAACCTGCCATGACGTCAGCTCACATAATTTTCTTAAACTGCCATGACGTCATTTCGCATTAACATCGCACGTAGCCCAAATCATCTTAATTGATACTTATCTTAATGAGCCTCCCGAAAACCGAGGCGTCCATATAGCCATATGATGATCTTGGcttcctcgattcccgcgcatgcctTGTATCCACCCCCTTATAAATAGAGACAGGGGTCTTTATCATTTTCACTCCTTCCTTCGTCTTCCTCTCGCATCTCTTCtgccgctcgagctccgccgccgcgacCTTCGACCGCTGCACCGACccaggccgctgcatcgacctggtTGGATCAGAAACTCCAGCGCGCCACCGCTGCTCCTCATCGTGCGTAAGTGCACCTTTCCTTCCATCTCAGATCTGCGTTTAGGGTTTGGGTAGTTCATTGGCGTTCTTGCTGTTCTTCGCTGTTTTCTTCAACTCCAGTGGCTTTTAATCTGGATAAGCTACGAACCTTGTGCGGAAGTAGTTTTAGCACTTGCTTTTATCATTATAATAACATCTCTTCACAGAAGATCTCATCAGAGCACCCATACTTTCCCACTGCCGCCACTTTAGGCTAGATTTTTACTGCTTTTCTGAACTGCCATAGATCCAAAAATATAGCTTGAACTTGTGAAATCTGTTTGTCCACCACTTTAGCAAAATTTTCTTTTGACCAATCCGAAGCACCAACACTGTCATGGCGGCTTATGACATAAACCGTAACCCAttatatatcattaggccccgtTTAAGCCGCCATCATTTACCTTATAGTCAATAACTTCTATAATATCCTTCTGGTCTTAACAACTGCATACTTTGAACTATATCTCCATAACCATTAGCCTTGTACAGCGAATTAAACAATAATTTGTAAGTCGCCAGATATCTGTCGGTTTAATAACATTTTGAACCGCCTTGTGTAggttgtgcatccaaccatggcTAAGACCGTCACATCATGTGACTGGGTCCCATCCGTTGTTACTGAAGCAATGCTCTAGGAGTACATCAAAATTGGCTTCTTACCAGCAAAAAACATCATTCAGTGGCGTATTCTGAAACCAAACGAAGTCAGACCTCAACCACAGGATGGTGAAGTGATTGTCTTCACCGATCATatgaaccggggcttctcaccgCCCGGGTAAAAATTCTTTCGTGACGTTTTACACTTTTTTCAACTtcatcctgaagacattggacccaattttgtgtcaaacatctgcaatttccaagtcttctatGAAGTATATCTTCAAGAGGAACCAAGTGTTGAACTCTTTAGAGAGTATTTTTACTTGAACCGCCAAAATGAATTCACTGATGGGCCCAGTCAGGAGCTCGGAGGGATCTCAATTCAACGACGCAGAGACGCCGTTTTTCCTTACGCCAAACTTCCAAGCCATCCCAAGGATTGGAATAAAACCTGGTTCTACTACAAGGATACGTCTCCTGCTGATGAGAACCCCATGCCCGGCTTTCGTGACCAACGGCTCAATCCGAAACATCCTCTCCCTGACCGGCTTACCACTGCTGAACGGGACAAACTTGCGCCTACCTTCTCAAAGGTTAGAGCGCTATTGGGCAATGGATTAAACGGGGTTGATCTAGTTCGATGCTGGGTAGCTTGGCAGATCATACCTTTAAGCCGCCGGTTCGGCTTAATGTGTACATACACTGGTGATACCAAAGACCCACTGCGCTACAGTTCCACACGCTTGACTGATAAAGCTATCAATGAGATGACCAAGACTCTTCTGAATGAAAGTTTGGAGAGCTGCAGCCAAGTGGGGCTAAATCCCTTCTGCACACTCAACAAGGCACCAGATGTAAGTCGTCCGGTTTATATACTTGACCTCATTGTTCATAGAACCTGGATATCCTCAATCTTTATTGTAATTTGTTGCAGGCTAAATCGGCCTTTTGGGATAAAAAGTATGATGAAAAAGCCGCCAAGAGGGCCAGGGCTAAGACCAAAGCCGTCAAGAAAAACAAGAAGAAATCCATTGCTTCtgatctgcttaatttggacgaagatgatgatgagtcggaggtagacCTTGATTCTCTTGGCTCTTTTTTCatccatcttattgacactgattgcTATCAGGATGACGCGGAGACCAGCCAGGCGGGTGATGacgaggtaactattatttcctccgactcagagcccTTGCCAAGGAAAAAAATTCGACGAGTGAtccggaaagtaaggttttctaaccctttagctcacttggatcccaactttattttgaaaaaaCAACAACACGAGAACCGGCGTAGAACCCGAACCAGTGGAGGTGGAGAACTTTCCTCCGGCTTGCCCAACATGCCAGCCCCACGCAAGCGTCGGAATGAGGTACTTCCAAAAATTTCCAACTCTTATTTATTCTCAGGCAGATTTTATTCATCAAATTCTTAGTCCTCGTGACTCAATTTTATCAGGAAACTCTCACTCTTCATCTGGCGATTCATCTCAGACTCtgcttccggctttcaagactgccccTGGGTACCAACTTTACCTGAACTTTCCAGCATCCCTTAACTCCTACTAACTTTCTAAATCCTCTTGCAGTGGGAAAACAAAGCCTAGCAAAAAAGCTAAGGTAAACAAGCCAACAGAAGATCCCAGGACTCATGAACCGGAAAAACAAGCACCTATTTCTAAGGCCTCCGTTGAACAATCGGAAGAACCTGTCAATGACCCGCCACCAGAAAATCATGGTACCTCTGCTGATCATATAGTTGTTGACCCCTTGGGCACTGAACCACCGATCCTAGTCAAGCCCTCTGAACCAGACACTGAGGAGGTTCTGATTACTGGCACTGGTTTCCAAGAGCCGGGGAATCCTATTGCTCTAGCAAAGCATTCTGCCAAGGAAGAATTGGTTGAAAGGCACAAAGTCAAATTTGACATGGCCAACTATTCTCATCTGAGTATGAGTGAAATCCTCTCTGGCTATCTGAATCAAATACATAGCAGCCGTGATCTGGAGATTGATATGGTCAAGCAGATGCATCAGAAGCATGAGGTATCAATTCTTGCTTTTTCATAAGCTATATTccattagcccccaagtctactgaaTGTGAAAGAATATAATATGCTGTAGACTTGTCAGATAGCCTGTAACTTATGCATCTGAATTAACACTTGTAGCCCACAAGGGCTGGCTTAAACTTATCAAGATAAGCTGGGCCTTCCAATAATCAATTTTGCACCTGTAGCCCAAGGACCGGCTTAAACTGTTAAGTTAAGCCGGGTCTTCAGTTAGAATGATCTATTTTGCagctgtagcccccaagggccggttaaATCCATATGATTAAACCAGGACTTATTATTGTCAGATAACAAATCTTGATTCACTCATGCAAACCGGTTTATCCTTGGGAAAAATATAAACCGGGGTCATCTGCCATTGTATCGTTTAAAGAAAACTGcgcatgcattagcccccaagtgccaagtgctaTTGCTTGCAAAGGGCTTGGGACTTAGCAATATATAATGTGTTATAAAGAAACTTTCTGCACGCATTAGCCCACAAGTGCCAAGTTCTATTGCTTGCAAAGGACTTGGGACTTATCAATATATGCTGTTTTATAACTGTGCATACTTGTTTGAACCTGCTCTTTTCAGGAAGCATCCAGTCAATTTCAGTCTGAGCTGACTGACTTAAAAACCTGGCTTGAAGCACAAGAATCTGAAACCCGAAAGGCTGACTCCAAGTTCAAGTTTAGCTTGGATGAAAATGAAAAACTCAAAACTGAGTTTAATGCTGAGAAAGCTGCCTGGACTGAAGAGAAGGCTTCCCTGATCAAGAGGGCTGAACAGGCCGATGCCTCATTAAAAGAGGTCACCACAGAACTTAGTGGCTTGAAGCAGCATATCAATCAAATGACTTTTGCTATTTTTGGTAAGACATGTTATATCATAATAACTTTCCACCTTTCATGTTATAAACCGTCAGGTGACTTAATCATCATATGCCATGCAGGTCCTAGAAGCAGCAATCTTTGGAAGGAGATACTGATAAAGCTCAAGGCTGTTTATACATTAGTAGAACAACCATACACCGGAGCTCAGCgtacgatagccaccatctcccCAAGTAATCAAGCTCATCTCTTCTCAGCAACGTTTTAAGCCAAATTTCTGTTTTGCCTGCCCGTATTGAAGAAAACAAATGATCGGCTGCTAGAGCCGGTGCCATTACGGCTTTAAGCCGGGCAAAGGCATGGCAGTCAGAATTAGACCCGCCCGAGCTAGCCACTGGCTGCCCTAGTTTCAAAGAGGACGGGTCTGCTTTTGACAAGAAAGATTTTGCTGCGTGTGTGAAGGAGATGCGTCCCTTGGCGAGCCTGCTTGTTGAAGAAATAGATCTGACCAAATATCAGGCGGCTTATACCGCGGAGAACCAGAAATTGCCCACGCCGGCTTACAAAATTGCAGATCTTacccctccaatccgtaagcacacttttgTCCCTGAAATCGATCCGTTTGAGCTGAtcgatgatgaagctgaattccaAGCCTTGACTGGCATCAATTGGTCATCGCCTGACTTCCAGACggtggagggagaagaagaaccgGCGCGGGATGACCCGGAAGCATCAAACCGCCAAGACCAGGAGAGCTGATCCGCAGGACGGTTCTCAATTTTCCTCATCAAATACTGCTTTTGAAAACACTTAATCATTTGGGCTCGAGGAGccatgtaataggctagttaaactcTGATCTGCCATGCCATCATGCATTTTTTGTTTTGCATAACACTGCTGATCCGCTAATTGAAGATCTGCCACTTATGCTTATGATATCATCAATTATGCAGATCAGATTTATCATTTTTCCTGCAGATAAAACAGatcacaagtgccctggcggtttaccccagggcgggtcacaataccccatataaaaaaccactggtgactataacagtccataaccagggccggCTTAATCACAACCTTATATAATCATAACAAAATATCATACCTATGATATTTGTTCACACTACCGGCTCATCATAACTGTGCAGTAAGGGTTACAACACAAAGATTGAGAGCACAACGCCTTGTTCATTTGATTTATACCGCCAGCTAACAACGTCGCATGCAGCAAGGGGTAATATCCCGAAACTTAGAGTGCAATGCTCTAAGCACATAAAATCATCATAcactggcgacttaaagtccaaGACCAGGCCGGGTTAACAAACGCCGGATAGATTCATATATGAACCATAAGGCAACATAGCCCTCATCGGTTTTCAACCATGTATTAACATGTCACAAAAGATGaatctcaaaaaatgttcaaatcaaaTGCAAAATCAAAAAACAAGGCTTTCACAGGCTGCCAAGCCTTCAAGTCAAGTGCTTTTCAAGGGCcgcacagccactgagttaaaccttcattCAACCTTGTAAGtcgggcctcacatgaccaatcgccgttttaactttgacaagttcagggtccgtataagattgactgtcaagagtacggcaagtcattccaggattacctgggccgagtggcagacttaaagaggcaggataacccaggtttttaggtgaatacacctgacTTCCAAGCCTACTACAAGGGTCATTAAAGCTCTTGTCTatttaacaaagagcccccaagtaatatttcattccaagcgtacaagccggatcaatagggtagtcatagctatgctcaatgagtaGGAACCCCCACGTATTTTGTAATCatggcgtacaagccggatcaaaagggtaatcatagctatgctcaatgagcaggaagcccccaagtgatcatatgaGGTGACAATAAAGATTCATTATTCtcagaaatgaaacgacagaggccctgcattatcagggatgccggctttattatatatactcattataatatatacattgtcaaaatatgtacatcataagagccagtggctcaggtgtaataaggtcaaagatgagcaatattccatggccgacgggtctcctcctccgacgtgcgtgagtccttgtggtctcgaacattgataaggtagtatgacccgttgttcagatttttgctgaccacaaagggcccttcccaaggtggggatagcttgtgcatatcagtttgatcctggataagccggagaaccaaatcgccttcttgaaaggtcctggTTTTAAACCGACGGCTACGATAACGGTGCAGAtcctgctggtaaatcgccgaatgagccgccgcaaggtcacgctcctcatccaacaggtcaatagcatcctgacgtgctttttcattatcagcttcaacataagccgccacacggggcgagtcgtgacggatgtcactagggagaaccgccttttctccgtaaaccatgaagaaaggcgtgtaacgcgtagatctgttgggggtggtattgatgctccataacactaagggtaattcctccacccaacaacctggcgtcctctgcaaagggaccataagccggggcttgatgccttttaagatttcctgattggctctctcagcctggccattggactgggggtgagccactgatgatacatcaagtcgaatatgctctcgttgacaaaactctttcatagcacccttggacagattagtgccattatagttataatgctgtggggaaaaccaaaacggaaaatcacctttttgatgaattgaaccgctgttgccgcgtcacacttactactctgcttcaacccactttgtgaatttatcaaccgccgccaaaaggtgggtctttttatccttggaccttttgaaaggcccaaccataccaagcccccagactgcaaatggccaagcaattggaatcatcctcaattcttgagccgacacatgagctcgtcttgaaaatttctgacaaccatcacatttactgaccaaatcctctgcatcagcatgagccatcagccaataaaatccatgacgaaaagccttggccatgagagacttagagccggcatgatgaccacaatctccttcatgaatctttCGTAGGATCTCACGACCTgcttcaggagaaacacaatgttgaaacgcccccgtaacactgtgatgatgcaactctccattgacaacaGTCagtgacttagaccgccgggttacctgcctggccaaagtttcatcttcaggtaac
The Aegilops tauschii subsp. strangulata cultivar AL8/78 chromosome 3, Aet v6.0, whole genome shotgun sequence genome window above contains:
- the LOC109766868 gene encoding transcription initiation factor IIA subunit 2, encoding MAEAIDLYRQSVIGVALIETLNEMVASGALSPELAMAVVMQFDKSMCHALDKHVESRATFKGGNLRTYRYCDSIWTLNLRNTTFMNEEIETVLPMVKIVAYDMRMIEEPVEPITCQQCQ